Part of the Anaerolineae bacterium genome, GGCGGAAATGGGTGCGATACTCGTACTGCGCCACCTGGAAAATCTTGCGCGCCTTCATGCCACCACCTCCTCCTGCGATTCCGACGCCTCCACCGCGCGGAGGAAAATTTCCTCCAACGAAGGGAAAACCACCTCAAAGCGTTCCACCGGAGCCCCCTGGGCCACCAGGCGGTTCAGGATCTCCTGGGGAGGGACCCCGGCCTCTGGGGTCAGGTACCACGCCCCGTTCCGCTGCTCCACCCGCCGGACGGGCAACCCTTCGGGTAGCGGCGCGCCGTTGGCCAGACGCACCGCCACATCCCCGCGGGCGTAACGGCGGCGTAAGGCTTCCAGGCTCCCCTGGGCCACGATGCGCCCCCGGCTGATGAGGGCCACCTCATCGGCCAGGGCCTCCACGTGCACCAACTGATGCGAACTGAGGAGGATGGTCTTCCCCTGGTGGCGCAACTCGGCCACCAGTTCCTTGACCAGTTGCACATTCACCGGGTCAAGGCCCTGGAAAGGTTCGTCCAACACCAGGACGGGCGGGTCATGCAGCAAAGCCGCGACCAACTGGGCCTTCTGCTGCATCCCGTGGGAGAGTTCGTGCACTTTGCGCCCGGCCCATTCGGCCAGCCCGAAGCGCTCCAGCCAGGCCAGGGCCCGTTGGCGGGCGTCGGCCAGCCGCAGGCCTTTGAGCACGCCCAGATAAATCAGCAACTCCAGCAGCCGGGCGTCGCGGTACAACCCCCGCGCCTCGGGCAGGTAGCCCACCTGCTCCCGCGTCTCGTGCGGGGGGCGGCCCAGCAGGCGCACTTCCCCCTCATCGGGGAAGAGAATGCCCATAAGCACCCGGATGGTCGAGGTCTTCCCCGCGCCATTGGGCCCTAACAGGGCAAAGATCGTCCCAGACGCCACGCTGAAGGAAACATGATCCACCGCGGTGAAGTCGCCATAACGCTTGACCAGGCTTTGAATTTCAACGGGGTTCACGGCTACCTCCTTGAGGGGATGAACGGCCCTGGGCCTCGGCGGCCTCGCCGAGATCCAGGATCGCCCGCATGGTGCGGCGATAGGCCTCCAGGGCGCGCTGTCCCTGGGGGGTCAGACGGCACAAGGTCAGAGGGAGTTTCCCACGAAACGTTTTCTCGATATCCACATATCCGGCCTCTTCCAGTTTGCTCAAATGGGCCGAGAGGTTGCCCTTGGTCAGCCCGGTGGCGTAGAGCAGGTAACGGAAGTCGGCCTCATCCACCAGAGAGAGTACGGTGAGGATGGCCAGGCGGGCCGGGGCGTGGACCATCGGATCAAGGGATTGAATGTCCACAGCGGGGATCATGGCTCGCCTTCCAGGGGAGATGGGTGGCGTCTCAGGTACCCCCGCAGGGTGAGCAAGCCACCTACAATTTGGGCCAGCCCCACCAGGGCAAAATGCACGCCACCCCGCAACACAGCCTCGCGCCAGGAGGGACTGGAAAGGAGCAGCACCGCCACAGCGCCCGCAAGCAACAGGCCCCAGCATAAAACACTCCGCGGGTCCAGGCCTGCCGTTGAGCCATAAAAAGGTAAAACAACACCAGCACCACGGTCAGCCCGGCGATATACGCCCGCTCCTGATTGTGCGAGAGCAACATAGCCCCCAGGAAAATCGCCCCAGCGCCCGCGACGAAGGCCACGAGCGACCGTAACGCCCGGGTGGCCTTGTCTGGGCGCGGATACGCCAGGTAACCGGTGCGCGGGTAGGTGATACGCCATTTGAGGCGCTGGACCACCCAGCGGTTGCCCAACACAAAGGCGAAAATCACCAAAGCCTGCAGCGCCCCGCTCCACGGCTGGGCCCAACGGGTGCTCAAGGCGAGCACCAACGCCAGCAGGAGGAACCCTGCTCCGGTAACCGCCTCGGCCAACCCATCTTCGAACCAATATTGTTTCACCCGCCAGGAAAGGCGCTCGGAAGAAGGGCGTTCAGAAGGGCGCATACCAACCTCGCAGACTGGTTTACATTACAAACATGTTTGTGCGACACTTTACTCCCATCCCTTACACGTGTCAAGAAAAAGCTCTGAACTCAGGTCAGAAGTTGGAAGAGGGTTGGAGGCGTGCCAGGGCAGGACGGCCTTCTTTACCTGCCATCCTCTGGCCGACAGGCACAACAGGCCGCTCCCTTTCACCCGCCGATGGTTTCGGCCCTTCGACTTCGCGCCCCTTCGCCGCGCTCAGGGGCCTCGCCATGACAGGACGCCCGGAACTCGTCCATCGGCCGAACGCAGGCCCAAACCTCAGCCAGTCCAGGGGGGAAAGCCGTCAGGCCGGAGATTCCCCTTTCTCCCCAGGGCTTGGGCGGCCCCCATCCAGGCTGGCACCCCCTACCTCTCCCCCTGCGGCCTTGCACTGCGTTCACTTCAGCAGCGCCTCGGCCAGGGCCGCCAGCCCCTCCAGATCGTCCAGGTCCAGCCATTGCACTATCAGCCGCTGCACGCCAGCCTCAGCCAGCGCCTCGGCCTGCTCGCGCACCTGAGCCGGGGTGCCCACCAACACGCCGCGGGCGCGCAGGTCCTCCCCCGAAGGACGGCCTTCCAACTTGCGCCGCAATTCGGCCTCGTCGCGACCGAAAATCAGCCCTGTCATCATCGAGCGGCGCACCGTGTCTGGGTCGCGGCCCTCGGCCTCCAGCAACGCGTCCAACTGGGCGTTGCGCTGGCGGAACTGGGTTGGCGTGAGGAAGATGGCGTTCCACTCATCAGCGTACCGCGCCACCAGGGGCAGCGTGCGTCGCGGGCCGTTGCCGCCGATGAGGATGGGCGGGCCTCCGGGACGCTGGGGACGCGGCAACAAAATCGCCTCTTCCAGATGGTAATAGCGCCCGTGGAAGGTCGCCCTTTCCTCATCCCGCAACAGCCGCGCGATGACCTCCACCCCCTCGGCCAAACGGTCGAACCGCTCCCGCGTCGCCAGCAGGTCAAACCCGAACATCCGATGTTCTCGCTCCTGCCAGCCGGCGCCCACCCCCAACACCAGGCGTCCACCCGAGAGGTCGTCCACATCCCTGGCCATGCGCGCCGTGAACACGGGGTGACGGAAGGACACCGGGGTGACCAGGGGGCCAAAGACGATGCGCTGGGTATGACTGGCCAGCCAGGTCAACGAAACCCAAAGTTCCAGCGAATCCTTGTCCGGCGGTCGGGCATTGGTGAAGTGGTCCGAGCGAAACAGCCCAGCGAACCCCAAATCCTCCACCGCGCGGGCGATGCGCTGCCAACGCGTCCAGTTCAGGCCGTTCTGCCCCTCGACCATAATCGCATATTCCATAACGTTCCTCCTTGTAATCCTCATCCCGCCTCCCTGGTGCTCCCACCCAGGCGCGCTGGGGGCGGGGAAGCGTGAACAGGCCTAATCTGAGGCTGAGATAAGTTTACCCCGTTTCCCAAAAGGCGCGTGATATAATCCCCCACATGACCGTTTCGGTGGTCGCCCATCAGGTATCGTCCATCCGGGTCGAAACCCCGGCCTTCCAGGGCCCCCTCGACTTGCTCCTTCACCTCATCGAGCGGGCCGAGTTGGATATCACCACAATCGCGCTGGCCCAGGTGACCGAGCAATATCTGGCCTACCTGGCCCGGCTGGAGGACCGCTCTCCCGACGAAGTCTCGGCCTTCCTGGTGGTGGCGGCCCGGCTGCTGCAAATCAAATCCGAAGCCCTGCTCCCCCGGCCCCCGCAGCGTGAAGAAGGCGAAGAAGACCCCGGCGAAAGCCTGGTCGAGCAACTTCGGCTCTACAAGGCGTTCAAGGAACGGGCCGGGTGGCTCCGGCAACGGCACCAGGCCGGGCTGCGCACCTTCCTGCGCACCACTCCCCCGCCCAAAGCGCAGGCGCGGGTGGACTTCAGCGGGCTCACTTTGGCCAACCTGGTGGAGGCCGCGCGTCGGGCCATGGCCATCGCCTACCAGCCCCCCCTGCGCACCGTGGTCACCCCGCCCAAGATCACCATTCGCCAGAAGATCCGCGATCTCATCCGGGCCCTGCGTCGCCGGGAGCGCGTCTCCTTTCAGCGCGAAGTGTTGCGCCAGGCGCGCTCCCGCCTGGAAGTGGTCGTCGCTTTTCTCGCCTTGTTGGAACTGGTTAAACAACACCTAGTGGTGGCCCACCAGCCAGGACTGTTCGCCGATATCGAAATCGAACCGGCTACCCAACTGGACCCTGAGGCCGAGATCGCTTCCAAATTCGGTGAGTGACCCTGCCCAACCACACCTGGCCGTAGCGCACCCCCAGGCCGGCCCCCATCCCATCGATGAGCACATCCACCACCCACGGATGACGACCAGGGACGAAGGCCTGATGCACCTCATCGCTCACCGCATAAAACACGGCCCCCAGCCAGGGCTGCCACCTCGGGCG contains:
- a CDS encoding segregation/condensation protein A; amino-acid sequence: MTVSVVAHQVSSIRVETPAFQGPLDLLLHLIERAELDITTIALAQVTEQYLAYLARLEDRSPDEVSAFLVVAARLLQIKSEALLPRPPQREEGEEDPGESLVEQLRLYKAFKERAGWLRQRHQAGLRTFLRTTPPPKAQARVDFSGLTLANLVEAARRAMAIAYQPPLRTVVTPPKITIRQKIRDLIRALRRRERVSFQREVLRQARSRLEVVVAFLALLELVKQHLVVAHQPGLFADIEIEPATQLDPEAEIASKFGE
- a CDS encoding transcriptional regulator — its product is MIPAVDIQSLDPMVHAPARLAILTVLSLVDEADFRYLLYATGLTKGNLSAHLSKLEEAGYVDIEKTFRGKLPLTLCRLTPQGQRALEAYRRTMRAILDLGEAAEAQGRSSPQGGSREPR
- a CDS encoding TIGR03560 family F420-dependent LLM class oxidoreductase, encoding MEYAIMVEGQNGLNWTRWQRIARAVEDLGFAGLFRSDHFTNARPPDKDSLELWVSLTWLASHTQRIVFGPLVTPVSFRHPVFTARMARDVDDLSGGRLVLGVGAGWQEREHRMFGFDLLATRERFDRLAEGVEVIARLLRDEERATFHGRYYHLEEAILLPRPQRPGGPPILIGGNGPRRTLPLVARYADEWNAIFLTPTQFRQRNAQLDALLEAEGRDPDTVRRSMMTGLIFGRDEAELRRKLEGRPSGEDLRARGVLVGTPAQVREQAEALAEAGVQRLIVQWLDLDDLEGLAALAEALLK
- a CDS encoding ATP-binding cassette domain-containing protein; the encoded protein is MNPVEIQSLVKRYGDFTAVDHVSFSVASGTIFALLGPNGAGKTSTIRVLMGILFPDEGEVRLLGRPPHETREQVGYLPEARGLYRDARLLELLIYLGVLKGLRLADARQRALAWLERFGLAEWAGRKVHELSHGMQQKAQLVAALLHDPPVLVLDEPFQGLDPVNVQLVKELVAELRHQGKTILLSSHQLVHVEALADEVALISRGRIVAQGSLEALRRRYARGDVAVRLANGAPLPEGLPVRRVEQRNGAWYLTPEAGVPPQEILNRLVAQGAPVERFEVVFPSLEEIFLRAVEASESQEEVVA